One Magnetovibrio sp. PR-2 DNA window includes the following coding sequences:
- a CDS encoding NifX-associated nitrogen fixation protein: MSEDFVIDPKDPVLDTDFVKEMVRQIRATDSYGVYDTAADIEILDPLIMTKERKREIPIVGDPDEETLARVKAFYNAIAAQTEAECGKMAVPMINISHEGFGRAIITVGKLVVMDKSLRDVHRFGFATLSKMKDEADKLLSVATGIVGSHPEVAGM, from the coding sequence ATGAGCGAAGATTTTGTGATCGACCCGAAAGATCCGGTCTTGGATACAGATTTTGTTAAAGAAATGGTTCGCCAAATCCGCGCCACAGATAGCTACGGCGTTTATGACACGGCAGCCGACATTGAAATTTTGGACCCGCTGATTATGACCAAGGAACGCAAACGCGAAATTCCCATCGTCGGCGATCCGGACGAAGAAACCTTGGCACGGGTCAAAGCGTTCTACAACGCCATTGCCGCCCAAACCGAAGCCGAGTGCGGCAAAATGGCGGTGCCCATGATCAACATCTCCCACGAAGGGTTTGGGCGCGCCATCATTACCGTTGGCAAGCTTGTGGTGATGGATAAGTCCTTGCGCGATGTGCACCGTTTTGGCTTTGCCACGCTGTCGAAAATGAAAGACGAAGCCGACAAGCTTTTGTCCGTGGCAACGGGCATCGTCGGCTCACACCCTGAAGTCGCAGGTATGTAA
- a CDS encoding SoxR reducing system RseC family protein: protein MSEERISSVTATVVEDKDGGLVLNVPRRSACKSCSKTDGCGMSLLGGLTATQSMKMELKPGVAQVGDTLELGCSQDGLVKAAFIAYAPPALGLVIGASTAALNGAGDGVQALGALGGLIIGLLCTRGLAAKSRLPKMHILKGASS, encoded by the coding sequence ATGAGTGAAGAGCGCATCAGCTCCGTTACGGCCACCGTCGTCGAAGATAAAGACGGCGGTTTGGTGTTGAACGTGCCGCGTCGATCGGCCTGCAAAAGCTGTTCGAAAACGGATGGCTGCGGCATGTCTTTGCTGGGTGGTCTCACCGCCACGCAGAGCATGAAGATGGAATTAAAACCCGGCGTGGCCCAAGTGGGCGACACGTTGGAACTGGGCTGCAGCCAAGACGGTTTGGTGAAGGCCGCATTTATTGCTTACGCCCCGCCCGCACTGGGCTTGGTGATTGGTGCGTCGACTGCGGCCCTGAACGGTGCAGGCGATGGCGTCCAGGCCCTTGGTGCGCTGGGCGGATTGATTATTGGTTTGTTGTGTACACGCGGGCTGGCGGCGAAAAGCCGTCTGCCGAAAATGCATATTCTCAAAGGAGCAAGTTCATGA
- the nifX gene encoding nitrogen fixation protein NifX: MPIARHLRVLDSAIEEDAMPGALKIAFASTDRRHVDQHFGSAKSFVMYDVDMDNATITDAVEFGELSQDGNEDKLEAKIEALSTCSAVYVQAIGGSAISKLARIGVQPMKVAPNTPINQLVGQLQDEIRQGPSAWIARALDGEKDATRFDAMEDEGWDE; this comes from the coding sequence ATGCCCATAGCTCGGCATCTCCGGGTTCTGGACTCAGCCATTGAGGAGGACGCCATGCCCGGTGCTTTGAAAATCGCATTTGCGTCTACCGATCGCCGCCATGTGGATCAGCACTTCGGCTCGGCCAAGTCGTTCGTCATGTATGACGTGGACATGGACAACGCCACCATCACCGACGCGGTTGAATTTGGCGAGCTGTCCCAGGATGGCAACGAAGACAAGCTGGAAGCGAAGATAGAGGCTTTGTCGACGTGCTCTGCCGTTTATGTGCAAGCCATCGGCGGCTCCGCCATATCCAAGCTGGCTCGCATTGGTGTGCAGCCCATGAAGGTTGCGCCCAATACGCCGATCAATCAGTTGGTGGGTCAGCTGCAAGACGAAATTCGCCAAGGCCCTAGTGCCTGGATCGCCCGTGCGTTGGACGGTGAAAAAGACGCCACCCGTTTTGACGCCATGGAGGACGAAGGTTGGGATGAGTGA
- the nifN gene encoding nitrogenase iron-molybdenum cofactor biosynthesis protein NifN — MVELIKRKKALSVQPLKSSQTIGAALVFLGLDRAIPMLHGSQGCTAFGKVFFVRHFREPIPLQTTAMDQVSTVMGSEDNVVEGLATICEKSKPAIIGLPTTGLSETQGSDIRLAIAEFRKKHPAYDDIPVIPIDTPDFTGCFESGYAKAVDAVIDALVQPVSEKVENRVNILVGAHLTPGDIEEIKDIVEMFGLDPVVIPDISGSLDGHLPETDFNPLTTGGTDIADIRSAGSAQATIVIGASLAPAADRLKERTGVEDFRFDHLMGIDLMDEFVAALMKISGNAAPKKLMRQRAQLQDAMLDAHFSIGQARIAIAADPDLLKTLADWVTGLGAEVIAAVAPAAANVLKALPCDTVKVGDLEDLEQLSSEGEVELLLGNSHCVQSAGRLGVPLLRAGFPQFDILGGFRKTWMGYAGTRDAFFDLGNLMLSTHKGEVEPYASTYAQHTYGQSEEGDGSHAHSSASPGSGLSH, encoded by the coding sequence ATGGTTGAGTTGATCAAACGCAAAAAAGCACTGTCCGTCCAACCGTTGAAATCCAGCCAAACCATTGGTGCGGCGCTGGTGTTCCTCGGCCTTGACCGGGCGATCCCCATGTTGCATGGCTCACAAGGCTGCACGGCGTTCGGTAAAGTCTTTTTCGTGCGTCACTTCCGCGAACCGATTCCGCTGCAAACCACGGCGATGGATCAGGTGTCCACGGTTATGGGCTCTGAAGACAACGTTGTCGAAGGCTTGGCGACCATTTGCGAAAAGTCGAAACCGGCCATCATCGGCCTGCCGACCACCGGGCTTTCGGAAACCCAAGGCTCCGACATTCGCTTGGCCATTGCTGAGTTCCGTAAAAAGCATCCCGCATACGACGACATCCCTGTCATTCCCATTGACACCCCGGACTTCACCGGGTGTTTCGAAAGCGGTTATGCCAAGGCCGTCGATGCTGTCATTGATGCGTTGGTTCAGCCCGTGTCAGAAAAGGTTGAAAACCGCGTCAACATCTTGGTGGGCGCGCACCTGACGCCTGGCGATATTGAAGAGATCAAAGATATTGTTGAGATGTTCGGTCTTGACCCGGTTGTCATTCCGGACATTTCCGGCAGTCTCGACGGGCATTTGCCAGAAACGGATTTCAACCCGTTGACGACGGGCGGAACGGACATCGCCGATATTCGTTCGGCAGGCAGCGCCCAGGCGACCATCGTCATCGGTGCGTCTTTGGCACCTGCTGCGGATCGCCTAAAAGAACGCACGGGTGTTGAAGACTTTCGCTTCGATCACCTGATGGGCATCGATTTAATGGACGAATTCGTTGCCGCACTGATGAAGATCAGTGGCAACGCCGCACCCAAAAAGCTGATGCGTCAACGCGCGCAGTTGCAAGACGCCATGTTGGACGCACATTTTTCCATCGGCCAAGCGCGCATTGCCATTGCTGCCGATCCCGATTTGCTCAAAACCTTGGCCGACTGGGTTACGGGCTTGGGCGCAGAAGTCATCGCCGCCGTGGCACCCGCTGCGGCCAATGTCTTGAAGGCTTTGCCTTGCGACACCGTCAAAGTTGGCGACTTGGAAGATTTGGAACAGTTATCGAGCGAGGGGGAGGTCGAATTGCTTTTGGGCAATTCGCACTGTGTGCAGTCAGCAGGACGCTTAGGTGTTCCGCTGCTGCGTGCAGGATTTCCGCAGTTCGACATTCTGGGCGGGTTCCGCAAAACATGGATGGGTTACGCGGGCACGCGCGATGCGTTCTTTGATCTGGGCAACTTGATGCTGTCCACGCACAAAGGCGAAGTCGAACCCTATGCCTCCACTTACGCACAGCACACCTATGGCCAATCTGAAGAAGGAGACGGAAGCCATGCCCATAGCTCGGCATCTCCGGGTTCTGGACTCAGCCATTGA
- the nifE gene encoding nitrogenase iron-molybdenum cofactor biosynthesis protein NifE produces the protein MKPQDIAELLDEPACGHNHKEKSGCARPKPGAAAGGCSFDGAQIALLPIADVAHVVHGAIACAGSSWDNRGTRSSGPKMWRVGMTTDLTEQDIIMGRSEKRLFHSIKQAVEGHNPAAVFVYNTCIPALIGDDVDAICKEAAERWGVPVIPVDGAGFYGTKNLGNRIAGEAMVKHVIGTREPDPVPDHLQRDGIQVHDITLVGEYNIAGELWHVTPILDELGLRILGSLSGDTRFSEVQTMHRAEVNMMVCSKAMINVARKLEDTYGTPWFEGSFYGTSDMNMALRKFAEIIGDDDLSARTEALIEREEKRLDERLEPWRERLKGKRVLLYTGGVKSWSIVAALQDLGLEVVATGTKKSTEEDKARIRDLMGEEAVMIEDGNPRKLLDTVAELKADILIAGGRNMYTALKARVPFLDINQEREFAYAGYEGMVELARQLALSLENPVWDAVRKPAPWDLEGEA, from the coding sequence ATGAAGCCACAAGACATCGCCGAACTTCTAGACGAACCTGCTTGTGGTCACAACCACAAGGAAAAGTCCGGTTGTGCTCGGCCCAAACCGGGTGCTGCAGCGGGCGGGTGCTCGTTTGACGGGGCTCAAATCGCGCTTTTACCCATCGCCGACGTGGCTCATGTGGTGCACGGGGCGATCGCTTGTGCAGGGTCCAGTTGGGACAACCGCGGCACGCGCTCTTCGGGACCGAAGATGTGGCGTGTGGGCATGACCACGGACCTCACCGAACAAGACATTATTATGGGCCGCAGTGAAAAGCGCCTGTTCCACTCCATTAAACAAGCCGTCGAAGGTCACAACCCGGCGGCTGTGTTTGTCTACAACACCTGCATTCCTGCCCTCATCGGTGACGATGTGGACGCCATCTGCAAAGAAGCCGCAGAACGTTGGGGGGTTCCGGTCATTCCGGTGGACGGCGCAGGCTTTTACGGCACCAAGAACTTAGGTAACCGCATCGCGGGCGAGGCCATGGTCAAACATGTCATCGGCACCCGCGAACCGGATCCGGTTCCTGATCACCTGCAACGCGACGGCATCCAAGTTCACGACATTACGCTGGTCGGTGAATACAACATTGCCGGCGAACTCTGGCATGTTACGCCCATCTTGGATGAGCTGGGCCTGCGCATCTTGGGCTCGCTGTCTGGCGACACACGCTTTTCCGAGGTGCAGACCATGCACCGCGCCGAAGTCAACATGATGGTGTGCTCCAAAGCCATGATCAATGTGGCGCGCAAGCTGGAAGACACCTATGGCACGCCATGGTTCGAAGGCAGCTTCTACGGAACGTCTGACATGAACATGGCGCTGCGCAAATTTGCCGAGATCATCGGTGATGATGATTTGAGTGCGCGCACAGAAGCTCTGATCGAACGCGAAGAAAAACGTTTGGACGAACGCTTGGAACCCTGGCGCGAACGCCTCAAAGGCAAACGCGTGTTGCTCTATACGGGCGGTGTGAAGTCGTGGTCCATTGTGGCTGCACTTCAAGACCTTGGTCTGGAAGTGGTCGCGACGGGCACCAAAAAATCTACCGAAGAAGACAAGGCGCGCATCCGCGATCTCATGGGCGAAGAGGCCGTGATGATCGAAGACGGCAATCCGCGCAAATTGTTGGACACGGTTGCCGAACTCAAAGCCGACATCTTGATTGCCGGTGGTCGCAACATGTACACGGCTTTGAAAGCCCGCGTGCCGTTCTTGGACATCAACCAAGAACGCGAATTCGCTTACGCCGGTTATGAAGGCATGGTCGAGTTGGCACGCCAGCTTGCTCTGTCTTTGGAAAACCCGGTGTGGGATGCGGTGCGCAAGCCCGCCCCCTGGGATTTGGAAGGGGAGGCTTAA
- a CDS encoding dinitrogenase iron-molybdenum cofactor biosynthesis protein — MSETELTQNMALRIGLASKALPDVSPADMLGIVGAAVGLPPSEKKIAGLSIEKLRTADGGKLFGAPRGALKEALLILKGKAGSADVELPETTPYEDGDMPGSIRVAVASNGAEDMDGHFGSCSRFLVYQVSSEEIRLIDVRLTEDDIEADDKNKFRADLISDCQVLFIVSIGGPAAAKVVRQDVHPIKKPNGGKAREVLEELSSVIGSNPPPWLAKVMGVSAEERARIQSS, encoded by the coding sequence ATGAGCGAAACAGAACTTACTCAGAATATGGCCCTGCGCATTGGCTTGGCTTCCAAGGCTCTCCCGGATGTTTCGCCTGCAGATATGTTGGGTATTGTCGGCGCAGCCGTAGGCTTGCCGCCCAGCGAAAAGAAAATTGCGGGTCTCAGCATTGAAAAATTGCGCACAGCTGACGGCGGCAAGCTTTTTGGTGCCCCGCGCGGTGCCTTGAAAGAAGCGCTGCTGATCCTCAAAGGCAAAGCCGGATCTGCGGATGTTGAGCTGCCTGAAACCACCCCTTATGAAGATGGCGACATGCCCGGATCAATCCGTGTGGCGGTTGCCTCCAATGGTGCAGAAGATATGGACGGTCATTTCGGATCGTGCTCGCGCTTTTTGGTCTACCAAGTGTCCAGCGAAGAAATTCGCTTGATTGATGTGCGCTTGACCGAAGACGACATCGAAGCCGATGACAAAAACAAATTCCGCGCAGACCTGATCAGCGATTGCCAAGTTCTGTTCATTGTGTCCATTGGCGGCCCCGCTGCGGCCAAGGTGGTGCGCCAAGACGTACACCCCATCAAAAAGCCCAACGGTGGCAAGGCACGCGAGGTTCTGGAAGAACTGTCCTCCGTCATCGGTTCCAATCCGCCGCCTTGGTTGGCAAAAGTCATGGGCGTGAGTGCGGAAGAACGCGCAAGGATCCAAAGCTCATGA
- a CDS encoding 4Fe-4S binding protein, whose product MAVQIDSNICTACGDCEPVCPTNAIVPHKGLYTVTTDTCTECDGEADMPQCIDVCMEDDCIVFLD is encoded by the coding sequence ATGGCTGTTCAAATTGATTCCAACATCTGCACCGCTTGCGGCGACTGTGAACCGGTTTGCCCGACCAACGCAATTGTTCCGCACAAAGGTCTGTACACCGTGACGACCGACACTTGCACGGAATGCGACGGCGAAGCCGATATGCCCCAGTGCATTGACGTGTGCATGGAAGACGATTGCATCGTGTTCCTCGACTGA
- the nifT gene encoding putative nitrogen fixation protein NifT: MPSVMLRKNEKGELLFYVAKKDLEDIVVSVETDTPEAWGGEVEIGEGSKWYVDPISPPPTFPTTLRFKRA; this comes from the coding sequence ATGCCCAGCGTTATGTTACGCAAGAACGAAAAAGGCGAACTGCTGTTCTACGTCGCCAAAAAAGACTTGGAAGACATCGTTGTCTCGGTCGAAACGGACACACCCGAAGCTTGGGGTGGTGAAGTTGAAATCGGCGAAGGCTCTAAGTGGTATGTAGATCCCATTAGTCCGCCCCCTACATTTCCAACGACGCTCAGGTTCAAACGCGCTTAA
- the nifK gene encoding nitrogenase molybdenum-iron protein subunit beta codes for MSQVVEDIKPSYPLFRDDDYKESLKNKKDSFEEAHAPEKIDEVFQWTTTEEYQELNFQREALTVNPAKACQPLGSVLCALGFEKTLPYVHGSQGCVAYFRTYFNRHFKEPVACVSDSMTEDAAVFGGQKNMFDGLENAKALYKPEMIAVSTTCMAEVIGDDLNAFIGNAKKEGHIEQEYPTPFAHTPSFVGSHTTGWDNMFEGIQRYFTLNHMDDKEVGSNGKINIVPGFETYLGNYRVMKRMMSEMGVDATLLCDPSEVLDTPADGEYRMYDGGTTIDEVKDAPNAIDTLFLQKWQSVKSKKFTKNTWKQPVSDIEIPMGLEGTDAFLMKVAELTGKEIPASLEKERGRLVDMITDSHTWLHGKKFALYGDADYVLGMTKFLLELGAEPTDVLVNHANKRFKKNLDKILSDSPYGQDTEVHIGKDLWHFRSLMFTNKPDFMIGNSYGKFIQRDTLHKGKEFEVPLIRIGFPIFDRHHMHRMTTMGYEGAMYILTTLVNAVLERLDEETRGMGTTDYNYDLVR; via the coding sequence ATGTCACAAGTCGTAGAAGACATCAAACCGAGCTACCCTTTGTTTCGCGATGACGATTACAAAGAAAGCCTGAAAAACAAGAAAGACAGCTTTGAAGAGGCGCACGCCCCTGAAAAGATCGACGAAGTCTTTCAATGGACCACCACGGAAGAATACCAAGAGCTGAACTTCCAACGTGAAGCTCTGACCGTTAACCCGGCAAAAGCTTGCCAACCGTTGGGTTCCGTTCTGTGCGCCCTGGGTTTTGAAAAGACCCTGCCGTACGTTCACGGTTCGCAAGGTTGCGTCGCTTACTTCCGCACCTACTTCAACCGCCACTTCAAAGAGCCTGTTGCTTGTGTGTCCGATAGCATGACCGAAGACGCAGCTGTGTTCGGTGGCCAGAAGAACATGTTCGACGGTCTCGAAAACGCCAAAGCTCTGTACAAACCGGAAATGATCGCTGTTTCCACCACGTGCATGGCAGAGGTCATCGGTGATGACTTGAACGCTTTCATCGGCAACGCCAAGAAAGAAGGTCACATCGAACAAGAGTACCCGACTCCGTTCGCGCACACGCCGAGCTTCGTCGGTTCCCACACCACCGGTTGGGACAACATGTTCGAAGGCATTCAGCGTTACTTCACGCTGAACCACATGGACGACAAAGAAGTCGGTTCCAACGGCAAGATTAACATCGTACCGGGCTTTGAAACGTATCTTGGCAACTACCGTGTCATGAAACGCATGATGAGCGAAATGGGTGTTGATGCAACGCTTCTGTGCGATCCTTCCGAAGTTTTGGACACGCCGGCTGATGGTGAATACCGCATGTACGACGGTGGCACGACCATCGACGAAGTGAAAGATGCACCGAACGCCATTGACACGTTGTTCTTGCAAAAGTGGCAATCTGTTAAGTCCAAAAAGTTCACCAAGAACACTTGGAAACAGCCGGTTTCCGACATCGAAATTCCGATGGGCTTGGAAGGCACCGACGCTTTCTTGATGAAAGTCGCTGAGTTGACGGGCAAAGAAATCCCGGCCAGCTTGGAAAAAGAACGCGGTCGCTTGGTTGACATGATCACCGATAGCCACACGTGGTTGCACGGTAAGAAGTTCGCTCTCTACGGCGATGCTGATTATGTCTTGGGCATGACCAAGTTCTTGCTCGAACTGGGTGCTGAACCGACCGACGTGCTGGTCAACCACGCCAACAAGCGCTTCAAGAAAAATCTTGATAAAATCTTGTCGGACAGCCCGTACGGTCAAGACACCGAAGTTCACATTGGTAAAGATCTGTGGCACTTCCGTTCCTTGATGTTCACCAACAAGCCGGACTTCATGATCGGCAACAGCTACGGCAAATTCATCCAACGTGACACGCTTCACAAAGGTAAAGAATTTGAAGTTCCGCTGATCCGCATCGGCTTCCCGATCTTCGATCGTCACCACATGCACCGCATGACCACCATGGGCTACGAGGGTGCTATGTACATCCTCACGACCTTGGTCAACGCGGTTCTGGAACGTCTCGACGAAGAAACGCGCGGCATGGGTACCACGGACTACAACTACGACCTGGTTCGCTAA
- the nifD gene encoding nitrogenase molybdenum-iron protein alpha chain: protein MPDMTREETQGLIEEVLEVYPEKAKDIRAKHLTVNDHEIEQSKKCIKSNRKSVPGAMTIRGCAYAGSKGVVWGPIKDMIHISHGPVGCGQYSRAGRRNYYVGTTGVNTYGTMNFTSDFQEKDIVFGGDKKLAKLLDEVETLFPLNKGTTVQSECPIGLIGDDIEAVSKEHGKKVEKTVVPVRCEGFRGVSQSLGHHIANDAVRDWALDKRDDDDTWEATDYDVAILGDYNIGGDAWASRILLEEMGLRVVAQWSGDGSISEMELTPKVKLNLLHCYRSMNYISRHMEEKYGIPWMEYNFFGPTKIEESLRAIAAHFDDKIKAGAEKVIEKYKAEYQSVIDKYRPRLEGKKVMLYVGGLRPRHVIGAYEDLGMEIVGTGYEFAHNDDYDRTIKEMGNATLIYDDVTGYEFEEFVKKVKPDLIGSGVKEKYIFQKMGIPFRQMHSWDYSGPYHGYDGFAIFARDMDMTLNNPCWDTLTPPWKKAGTDEALAAE, encoded by the coding sequence ATGCCTGATATGACTCGCGAAGAAACCCAGGGCCTGATTGAAGAGGTTCTCGAGGTTTATCCCGAAAAAGCGAAAGACATTCGCGCAAAGCACCTGACGGTGAACGATCACGAAATCGAACAGTCCAAAAAATGCATCAAATCCAACCGTAAATCGGTTCCGGGCGCGATGACCATCCGTGGCTGTGCATACGCTGGTTCCAAAGGTGTGGTGTGGGGTCCGATTAAGGATATGATCCACATTTCCCACGGTCCGGTTGGCTGCGGCCAATACTCCCGTGCCGGTCGTCGTAACTACTATGTTGGCACCACCGGTGTGAACACCTACGGTACGATGAACTTCACGTCGGACTTCCAGGAAAAAGACATCGTGTTCGGTGGCGACAAAAAACTCGCCAAGTTGCTGGACGAAGTCGAAACCTTGTTCCCGCTGAACAAAGGCACCACGGTTCAATCCGAATGCCCCATCGGCCTGATCGGTGACGACATCGAAGCTGTTTCGAAAGAGCACGGCAAAAAAGTCGAAAAAACCGTTGTTCCGGTTCGCTGCGAAGGTTTCCGCGGTGTGTCCCAATCCTTGGGTCACCACATCGCCAACGACGCCGTTCGTGACTGGGCTTTGGACAAACGTGACGACGACGACACTTGGGAAGCTACCGATTATGACGTTGCCATCTTAGGCGATTACAACATCGGTGGTGACGCATGGGCTTCTCGTATTCTTCTCGAAGAAATGGGTCTGCGCGTTGTTGCTCAATGGTCCGGTGACGGTTCCATCTCTGAAATGGAATTGACGCCGAAGGTTAAACTGAACCTTCTGCACTGCTACCGTTCCATGAACTATATCTCCCGTCACATGGAAGAGAAGTACGGTATTCCTTGGATGGAATATAACTTCTTCGGTCCGACCAAAATTGAAGAAAGCCTGCGTGCTATCGCTGCTCACTTTGACGACAAAATCAAGGCTGGTGCTGAGAAGGTTATCGAAAAGTACAAAGCAGAATATCAATCTGTTATCGACAAGTATCGCCCCCGTTTGGAAGGCAAGAAAGTCATGTTGTACGTCGGTGGTCTGCGTCCGCGCCACGTGATCGGTGCTTACGAAGATCTGGGTATGGAAATCGTCGGTACGGGCTACGAGTTCGCACACAACGATGACTATGACCGCACCATTAAAGAAATGGGCAACGCAACGCTGATTTATGATGACGTCACTGGCTACGAATTCGAAGAGTTCGTCAAGAAAGTGAAGCCTGACCTGATCGGTTCTGGCGTGAAAGAAAAATACATCTTCCAAAAGATGGGCATTCCTTTCCGTCAAATGCACTCATGGGATTATTCCGGCCCGTATCACGGCTATGACGGCTTCGCCATCTTTGCCCGCGACATGGACATGACCTTGAACAACCCCTGCTGGGACACCTTGACTCCGCCTTGGAAGAAAGCCGGCACGGACGAGGCTCTGGCCGCTGAATAA
- the nifH gene encoding nitrogenase iron protein, whose amino-acid sequence MMALRQAAIYGKGGIGKSTTTQNLVAALAELGQKVMIVGCDPKADSTRLILHSKAQNTIMQMAADAGSVEDLELEDVLKVGYGDIACVESGGPEPGVGCAGRGVITAINFLEEEGAYEEDLDFVFYDVLGDVVCGGFAMPIRENKAQEIYIVCSGEMMAMYAANNISKGIVKYANSGGVRLAGLICNSRNTAREDELIMELARQLGTQMIHFVPRDNVVQRAEIRRMTVIEYDPKANQADEYRALAKKIIENELFVIPTPISMDDLEDLLMEFGLMDEEDESIIGQTADTEGEAASA is encoded by the coding sequence ATCATGGCACTTCGTCAAGCCGCCATTTACGGGAAGGGGGGCATTGGTAAGTCCACCACCACCCAGAACCTTGTTGCTGCACTCGCAGAGCTGGGCCAAAAAGTTATGATCGTGGGCTGCGATCCCAAAGCGGACTCCACCCGTTTGATCCTGCACTCCAAAGCACAAAACACCATCATGCAAATGGCTGCTGATGCGGGTTCTGTGGAAGACCTCGAACTTGAAGACGTTCTGAAAGTCGGTTACGGCGATATCGCATGCGTCGAATCCGGTGGCCCGGAACCAGGGGTTGGCTGCGCAGGTCGCGGTGTGATCACCGCCATCAACTTCTTGGAAGAAGAAGGCGCGTATGAGGAAGATCTGGACTTCGTGTTCTACGACGTTCTGGGCGACGTTGTTTGCGGTGGTTTCGCTATGCCGATCCGCGAAAACAAAGCTCAAGAGATCTACATCGTTTGCTCCGGCGAAATGATGGCTATGTACGCTGCCAACAACATTTCCAAAGGTATCGTGAAGTATGCAAACTCCGGCGGCGTTCGCTTGGCTGGTTTGATTTGCAACTCTCGCAACACCGCACGTGAAGACGAACTGATCATGGAACTGGCTCGCCAACTGGGCACGCAAATGATCCACTTCGTTCCGCGTGACAACGTTGTGCAACGCGCTGAAATCCGCCGCATGACCGTTATCGAATACGATCCGAAAGCCAACCAAGCCGACGAATACCGCGCTTTGGCGAAAAAGATCATCGAAAACGAGTTGTTCGTGATCCCGACCCCGATCAGCATGGACGACTTGGAAGACCTGCTGATGGAATTCGGCCTGATGGACGAAGAAGACGAAAGCATCATCGGTCAAACGGCCGACACCGAAGGTGAAGCTGCTTCCGCTTAA
- a CDS encoding NAD(+)--dinitrogen-reductase ADP-D-ribosyltransferase — MNTTLPPQAPKTTLPAAARLGINRCNLPAVILGSLTFQDHPEPLHIDGVKSFHGDLFQRLDALNDFSERAQQFQDYMAVTFRLDAPEDVGATKDTARTNADYLRLLRGWFFNTDGREGAVIKSWVESRFGLLTRHHGGPVYENNAPAMSSFLKDRAHGLHNTNALEAQLDLLYTYTQYELSRAEPFQPYLTLYRGVNKLDGFEVLDKIERSKQVLLLNNVNSFSTDRDMACAFGDYILTVKVPFSKIVFFSGLLPGCMKGENEYLVLGGVYEVGVAVF, encoded by the coding sequence ATGAACACGACACTGCCCCCACAAGCCCCCAAGACCACCCTGCCCGCAGCTGCGCGGTTGGGCATCAACCGTTGCAATTTGCCAGCCGTCATCTTGGGCAGCCTGACGTTCCAAGATCACCCGGAGCCTTTACACATCGACGGCGTTAAGTCCTTTCATGGGGACTTGTTCCAACGCCTCGACGCGTTAAACGATTTCAGCGAGCGCGCTCAGCAGTTTCAGGACTATATGGCCGTCACGTTCCGTTTGGACGCGCCCGAAGACGTTGGGGCTACAAAAGATACAGCCCGCACAAATGCCGACTATCTGCGTCTGTTACGCGGTTGGTTCTTCAATACGGATGGGCGCGAAGGCGCGGTGATCAAAAGCTGGGTGGAATCGCGCTTTGGCCTTCTCACCCGCCACCACGGCGGTCCCGTCTATGAAAATAACGCGCCAGCTATGTCGTCCTTCCTCAAAGACCGGGCACACGGTTTGCACAACACCAACGCTTTAGAAGCCCAGTTGGACCTTTTATATACATACACCCAGTATGAACTGAGCCGTGCTGAACCTTTCCAGCCCTACCTCACCTTATATAGAGGTGTGAACAAGCTCGACGGGTTTGAGGTTCTGGACAAGATTGAACGCTCCAAACAAGTCTTGCTGCTCAACAACGTGAATTCGTTCTCTACGGATCGCGATATGGCTTGTGCGTTTGGCGATTATATCCTCACAGTCAAAGTCCCGTTCAGCAAAATCGTTTTCTTTTCCGGACTGTTGCCGGGATGCATGAAGGGGGAGAACGAATACTTGGTCTTGGGCGGTGTATATGAAGTGGGTGTTGCCGTCTTTTAG